In one Lolium rigidum isolate FL_2022 chromosome 3, APGP_CSIRO_Lrig_0.1, whole genome shotgun sequence genomic region, the following are encoded:
- the LOC124701242 gene encoding uncharacterized protein LOC124701242 → MAARSRHPKSLAMRCYAASQRTLAVVVWSLAALVILLNFHLLVTHKEEQSSSRVLEIHRSIVRELEWVEEETFQVTPARSRRNPRAVRRKGEHSKPLSVVDEFLDESSAVHDMFFPERRTAMDPVHGGNDSMYYYFPGRVWLDTDGKPIQAHGGGVLYDERRETYFWYGENKDGKTYRAHTKGADRVDIVGVSCYSSKDLWAWKNEGVVLRGEEKNVTHDLHKSNVLERPKVIYNDRTAKYVMWMHIDDTNYTKASVGVAVSDSPTGPFSYLYSKRPHNCESRDMTIFKDDNGKAYLIYSSEDNSELHIGQLTDDYLDVTSDMRSFLIGQHREAPALFKFDGTYYMITSGCTGWAPNTALAHAATSVMGPWETLGNPCVGGNDIFRSTTFFSQSTFVLPLPGLRGSFIFMADRWNPSELRDSRYVWLPLTVGGLPDEAADYSFMFPLWSRVSIYWHRRWRLPEGWTDS, encoded by the exons ATGGCCGCGAGGAGCAGGCACCCCAAATCGCTAGCCATGCGCTGCTACGCGGCGAGCCAGCGCACCCTGGCCGTGGTGGTGTGGAGTCTGGCGGCGCTGGTGATCCTTCTGAACTTCCACCTCCTGGTCACCCACAAGGAGGAGCAGAGCAGCAGCAGGGTGCTCGAGATCCACCGCTCCATCGTCAGGGAGCTggagtgggtggaggaggagacgtTCCAGGTGACGCCCGCCCGGAGCCGGAGGAACCCCCGGGCGGTGCGGCGCAAGGGGGAGCACAGCAAGCCGCTCTCCGTGGTGGACGAGTTCTTGGACGAGTCCTCTGCGGTGCATGACATGTTCTTCCCGGAGCGGAGGACGGCCATGGATCCGGTCCATGGTGGGAACGACAGCATGTACTACTACTTCCCTGGGAGGGTGTGGCTCGACACCGACGGCAAACCCAtacaggcgcatggaggaggcgtGCTGTATGATGAGAGGAGGGAGACCTACTTCTGGTATGGGGAGAATAAGGATGGCAAGACGTACAGAGCTCACACCAAGGGAGCTGATCGA GTTGACATTGTGGGAGTGAGTTGCTATTCATCGAAGGACCTGTGGGCATGGAAAAATGAAGGAGTAGTGCTCCGTGGCGAGGAAAAGAATGTGACACATGACCTCCACAAATCCAATGTCCTGGAGAGGCCAAAGGTGATCTACAATGACCGGACTGCCAAATATGTGATGTGGATGCACATAGATGACACTAACTACACCAAAGCGTCAGTTGGTGTAGCAGTCAGTGACTCTCCCACAGGCCCGTTCTCATACCTCTACAGCAAGCGGCCACATAACTGTGAGAGCAGAGACATGACCATATTCAAGGATGACAATGGGAAGGCCTACCTGATATACTCTTCCGAGGACAACAGTGAGCTCCACATCGGTCAGCTCACCGATGACTACCTTGATGTGACCAGCGATATGCGGAGCTTTCTCATCGGGCAGCATCGAGAAGCTCCCGCGCTCTTCAAGTTTGATGGCACCTACTACATGATAACCTCAGGCTGCACAGGCTGGGCGCCGAACACCGCGCTGGCTCATGCTGCCACATCAGTCATGGGACCCTGGGAGACACTGGGGAATCCCTGTGTTGGAGGGAACGACATATTCCGATCGACAACCTTCTTCTCCCAGAGCACATTCGTGTTGCCACTCCCAGGCCTAAGAGGTTCATTCATCTTCATGGCCGACCGGTGGAACCCTTCTGAGCTGAGAGACTCACGATACGTGTGGCTGCCACTGACAGTAGGTGGGCTACCTGATGAGGCTGCTGACTACAGCTTCATGTTCCCTCTCTGGTCCCGGGTGTCGATTTACTGGCACCGACGGTGGCGGCTCCCTGAGGGGTGGACAGATTCTTGA